Proteins co-encoded in one Medicago truncatula cultivar Jemalong A17 chromosome 8, MtrunA17r5.0-ANR, whole genome shotgun sequence genomic window:
- the LOC11416626 gene encoding cytochrome P450 89A2 has translation MEASWFIILVFMCLSILIITSIRSLKSIQLPPGPFHFPFISDILWLRKSFPQLEPILRNLHARHGPIISFHFWSTPNISISDRFLVHKALVQNGAIFADRPKALFLNKPLNIASSCYGPTWRVLRNNLATTMLHSSRFNSFSNTRKCVLEALVKQLKSETESSHSIKFIDHIHHAIFSLLVFMCFGDKVDSEKIETIKHIQRLWIISSGKFGVLNFFPKMISHVIFRKRWNEFLQLQKDQKDVFIELIRAREKESNKNNLDHERAICYVDTLLNLELPEEKRKLDDDELVALCSEFLTAGTDTTSTALEWVMANLVKYKHVQQRIVEEIGVVIGDREEREVKEEDLEKLPYLKAVILEGLRRHPPSHYLIPHAVTEDVIFNGYLVPKNGTVNFMVAEVGWDPSVWEDPMAFKPDRFEESSNGFDVTGQNEIKMMPFGAGRRICPAYNLAMLHVEYFVTNLVWNFEWKTSLPESNVDLSEKQEFTMVMKYPLEAQISPRI, from the coding sequence ATGGAGGCATCATGGTTCATAATCCTTGTTTTTATGTGTCTTTCAATACTTATTATCACAAGTATAAGATCCCTCAAATCAATTCAACTCCCTCCTGGACCATTCCATTTTCCTTTCATTTCCGATATCCTATGGCTACGGAAATCATTCCCACAACTCGAGCCAATTCTTCGCAACCTTCATGCCAGACATGGCCCTATCATCTCATTCCACTTTTGGTCTACACCTAACATATCGATATCTGATCGTTTCCTCGTCCACAAGGCCTTGGTCCAAAACGGCGCCATTTTTGCCGACCGACCTAAAGCCCTTTTCCTAAACAAACCACTCAACATCGCCTCCTCTTGTTACGGCCCCACATGGCGCGTTCTTCGCAATAATCTTGCCACGACAATGCTTCACTCATCGCGGTTCAATTCCTTCTCTAACACGCGCAAATGTGTCCTTGAAGCACTTGTCAAGCAATTAAAATCTGAAACGGAATCAAGTCATTCCATTAAGTTCATTGACCACATACATCATGCAATTTTTAGCTTactagtttttatgtgttttGGTGATAAAGTGGACAGCGAGAAAATTGAAACCATTAAGCACATCCAACGCCTTTGGATTATAAGCTCCGGAAAATTCGGTGTGCTaaatttctttccaaaaatgatCTCTCACGTGATTTTCCGAAAACGTTGGAATGAGTTTTTGCAACTTCAAAAGGATCAAAAGGATGTATTTATTGAACTAATAAGAGcgagagaaaaagaaagcaataaaaataatcttGATCATGAACGTGCCATTTGTTACGTCGATACTTTGTTGAATTTGGAGTTGCCTGAGGAGAAACGAAAGCTTGATGACGATGAGCTTGTTGCGCTGTGTTCGGAGTTTCTCACTGCCGGAACAGATACAACTTCAACTGCATTAGAGTGGGTTATGGCGAATTTGGTCAAATACAAACATGTGCAACAAAGAATAGTCGAGGAAATTGGAGTTGTAATTGGTGATAGAGAGGAAAGAGAAGTAAAAGAGGAAGATTTGGAAAAGTTACCTTATCTTAAGGCAGTGATTTTAGAAGGGTTAAGGCGCCACCCTCCTTCTCACTACTTAATTCCACATGCAGTGACCGAGGATGTGATTTTTAACGGTTACTTGGTGCCTAAAAATGGGACAGTTAATTTTATGGTGGCAGAGGTTGGGTGGGATCCAAGTGTTTGGGAGGATCCCATGGCATTCAAGCCAGATAGGTTTGAGGAAAGTAGTAATGGATTTGATGTTACAGGTCAAAATGAGATAAagatgatgccatttggagcaGGAAGGAGGATTTGTCCTGCCTATAACTTGGCAATGCTCCATGTAGAGTACTTTGTGACAAATTTAGTTTGGAACTTTGAATGGAAGACTTCATTACCAGAAAGTAATGTTGATTTGTCAGAAAAACAGGAATTTACTATGGTGATGAAATATCCATTGGAAGCTCAAATATCTCCTAGGATCTAG
- the LOC11411029 gene encoding putative pentatricopeptide repeat-containing protein At3g49142 has translation MVFFPLLYTTKISLFMIDRDICKMLPFHKLSRHISELQALLSSFNKSSQALELLAKALDQNPDIKTLKKLHTMIFYLNSHQNPSLGIKLMRSYAACGEPGLTRKVFDEMSDRNVVFYNVMIRSYVNNHRYDDGLLVFREMVNGGFRPDNYTYPCVLKACSCSENLRYGLLIHGDVLKVGLDFNLFVGNGLIAMYGKCGCLFEARRVFDEMIWKDVVSWNSMVAGYAHNMRFDDALEICREMEDYGQKPDGCTMASLMPAVANTSSENVLYVEKIFVNLERKNLISWNVMIRVYMKNSLPTQAVDLYLQMEKCRVEPDAITFASVLPACGDLSALLLGRRIHEYVEKKKLCPNLLLENSLIDMYARCGCLDDAKRVFDRMKFRDVASWTSLISAYGMTGQGCNAVALFTEMLNSGQAPDSIAFVAILSACSHSGLLDEGRIYFKQMTDDYRITPRIEHYACLVDLLGRAGRVDEAYNIIKQMPIEPNERVWATLLSSCRVFTNMDIGILAADNLLQLAPEQSGYYVLLSNIYAKAGRWKEVTEIRSVMKRKKIRKTPGISNVELNNQVHTFLAGDTSHPQSKEIYEELGVLVAKMKELGYVPETDSALHDVEEEDKEGHLAVHSEKLAIVFALLNTQEYQIRITKNLRVCGDCHIAAKLISKIVEREIIVRDTNRFHHFKDGVCSCGDYW, from the coding sequence ATGGTGTTTTTCCCTCTACTATATACTACGAAAATATCGTTATTCATGATTGACAGAGATATATGTAAAATGCTACCATTTCATAAACTATCTCGTCACATTTCTGAATTACAAGCATTACTTTCTTCATTCAACAAATCCTCACAAGCTTTGGAACTTCTAGCAAAAGCACTAGACCAAAACCCAGATATCAAAACTTTGAAAAAGCTTCACACCAtgattttttatcttaattcaCATCAAAATCCATCTCTAGGAATCAAACTAATGAGATCATATGCTGCTTGTGGAGAACCCGGGTTGACACGCAAGGTGTTCGATGAAATGTCTGATAGAAATGTTGTTTTCTATAATGTTATGATTAGAAGCTATGTGAATAATCATAGGTATGATGATGGGTTGCTTGTGTTTAGGGAGATGGTTAATGGAGGGTTTAGACCCGATAATTATACTTACCCGTGTGTTCTTAAAGCTTGTTCTTGTTCGGAAAATTTGAGATATGGGTTGTTGATTCATGGAGATGTGTTGAAGGTTGGGttggattttaatttgtttgttggGAACGGTCTAATTGCGATGTATGGGAAATGTGGGTGTTTGTTTGAGGCGCGGcgtgtgtttgatgaaatgataTGGAAGGATGTTGTTTCATGGAACTCGATGGTTGCGGGGTATGCACATAATATGCGATTTGATGATGCGTTGGAGATTTGTAGGGAAATGGAGGATTATGGACAAAAACCAGATGGATGTACGATGGCTAGTCTCATGCCAGCTGTAGCCAACACTTCGTCGGAGAATGTTTTGTATGTTGAGAAGATATTTGTGAATTTGGAGAGGAAGAATTTGATATCGTGGAATGTgatgataagagtttatatgaAAAACTCGTTGCCTACACAAGCTGTGGATTTGTATTTGCAAATGGAGAAATGCAGAGTGGAACCGGATGCAATCACATTTGCTAGTGTTCTTCCAGCATGTGGGGATCTTTCGGCATTGTTGTTAGGAAGGAGGATTCATGAATATGTTGAGAAGAAGAAATTATGTCCAAATTTGCTACTGGAGAATTCTTTGATAGACATGTATGCTAGGTGTGGATGTTTAGACGATGCAAAAAGAGTGTTTGACAGAATGAAGTTCCGCGATGTTGCTTCATGGACTTCGTTGATATCTGCTTATGGTATGACCGGGCAAGGCTGTAATGCTGTGGCACTCTTCACAGAAATGCTAAATTCAGGTCAAGCTCCAGATTCTATCGCATTTGTCGCAATTCTCTCGGCTTGTAGCCATTCAGGATTATTGGATGAAGGGAGGATTTACTTTAAACAGATGACAGATGATTATAGAATAACACCAAGAATCGAACACTATGCTTGTTTGGTTGATCTATTAGGACGAGCCGGGCGTGTAGACGAGGCTTATAATATTATCAAACAAATGCCAATTGAGCCAAATGAAAGAGTTTGGGCGACACTGCTTAGCTCTTGTAGGGTGTTTACAAACATGGATATTGGGATTTTAGCAGCTGACAACCTACTTCAATTGGCTCCTGAGCAATCAGGTTACTATGTGTTGTTATCTAATATTTATGCAAAGGCTGGTAGATGGAAAGAAGTGACAGAAATTCGGTCAGTAATGAAGAGGAAAAAAATTCGAAAAACTCCTGGCATCAGTAATGTGGAGCTAAACAATCAGGTCCATACATTTCTTGCGGGTGACACATCGCATCCGCAGTCAAAGGAAATATATGAAGAGCTAGGTGTGCTAGTTGCAAAGATGAAAGAGTTAGGATATGTACCTGAGACAGATTCAGCACTTCATGATGTGGAGGAAGAGGATAAGGAAGGCCATCTGGCTGTTCATAGTGAAAAGCTAGCTATTGTCTTTGCTCTTTTGAATACACAAGAGTATCAAATCAGAATTACCAAAAACCTTCGTGTCTGTGGAGATTGCCATATTGCTGCTAAGTTAATCTCCAAAATAGTTGAGCGGGAAATTATTGTTAGAGATACTAATAGATTCCACCATTTTAAGGATGGTGTATGCTCTTGTGGTGATTATTGGTGA